In Bacteroidota bacterium, the following proteins share a genomic window:
- a CDS encoding TolC family protein, producing MKNLFLLIVFFGTSNVWAQNVPSNADNELNMPPIDSLFAWAGANYATIKIQDALIEKAGADTKRVRKSWMDAVKFSANISNGQYGNSVINQTQVGYGYGPSVSFSLYDIASNHDLVNVYKAEQRVATYKREEVIFELHKIITILYNNVQSQKNILRIKSEAVNAAYVHQKMAEKEFNQGAIALGELSRVTEIYTKTQTEVETTINDLKNYYMQLEQFCGRRFNNN from the coding sequence ATGAAAAATTTATTTTTATTGATAGTGTTTTTTGGTACTTCTAATGTGTGGGCACAGAATGTACCATCCAATGCTGATAACGAGTTAAATATGCCTCCCATCGATAGTTTGTTTGCATGGGCCGGTGCTAACTACGCCACCATAAAAATACAGGATGCCTTAATAGAAAAAGCCGGTGCCGATACTAAACGTGTAAGAAAAAGTTGGATGGATGCAGTAAAGTTTAGTGCCAACATCAGCAATGGTCAATACGGCAATTCGGTAATAAATCAAACACAGGTTGGATACGGCTACGGTCCATCGGTGTCGTTTTCACTTTACGATATTGCCAGTAATCATGATTTGGTAAATGTGTACAAAGCCGAACAAAGAGTGGCAACATATAAACGCGAAGAAGTAATATTTGAGTTGCACAAAATAATAACCATCTTATATAACAATGTGCAATCGCAAAAAAATATTTTACGAATAAAAAGCGAGGCTGTTAACGCAGCTTATGTACATCAGAAAATGGCTGAGAAAGAATTTAATCAGGGTGCTATTGCACTTGGAGAACTTTCGCGTGTAACGGAGATTTATACCAAGACACAAACGGAAGTCGAAACTACCATCAACGATTTAAAAAATTATTACATGCAGCTGGAGCAATTTTGCGGCAGAAGATTTAACAATAACTAA
- a CDS encoding sugar transferase: MYKHFKRSYDICAALAGLILFSPVLIVAAILIKLTSRGNIFYVSPRVGQYYKTFGMIKFRTMYAQSDKQTGLMKDLNQYKTSTDSSTIRTCPFCEILTETCSTLLIADDVVICENLHLMRKAQKKEAAFMKIANDPRVTPLGKLLRKTSIDELPQLINILKGDMSLIGNRPLPLYEAEKLTTDDAISRFNAPSGLTGLWQITKRGKGEVSEQERIELDKTYAKEFSFKTDFKIFMKTFPALLQEENV, translated from the coding sequence ATGTACAAACACTTTAAACGGTCATATGATATTTGCGCTGCCCTTGCAGGATTGATTCTATTTTCTCCTGTGTTAATTGTTGCAGCCATTTTAATAAAACTAACATCACGTGGCAATATCTTTTATGTATCACCACGTGTAGGTCAATATTATAAAACCTTTGGAATGATAAAATTCAGAACTATGTACGCGCAGTCTGATAAGCAAACTGGGCTCATGAAAGATTTGAATCAATATAAAACATCAACGGATTCTTCAACAATACGTACATGCCCATTTTGCGAAATATTGACAGAGACATGTTCTACTTTACTGATTGCCGATGATGTGGTAATATGCGAAAATCTGCATTTGATGCGCAAAGCACAAAAAAAAGAAGCGGCCTTTATGAAAATAGCAAACGATCCGCGGGTAACTCCACTGGGAAAGCTTTTACGCAAAACCAGCATCGATGAATTGCCGCAACTAATAAATATTTTGAAAGGCGATATGTCGCTCATTGGCAACAGGCCGCTGCCATTGTACGAAGCAGAAAAACTAACAACAGATGATGCCATATCCCGTTTCAATGCACCTTCGGGCCTAACAGGATTATGGCAAATTACCAAACGTGGAAAGGGCGAAGTTTCGGAGCAAGAGCGTATAGAACTCGATAAAACTTACGCAAAAGAATTTTCTTTCAAAACCGATTTCAAAATATTTATGAAAACATTCCCGGCTTTGTTGCAGGAGGAAAATGTATAA
- a CDS encoding response regulator transcription factor, producing MKNQILIIEDQLSTRKLLSHYLQSSFEVVEMENALNALAWLQGGGTPDAIIADIMMPEMTGIEFLKALKIANLKMPPVLMLSSVENSNDKISCFKNGAKDYLLKPFNPTELSFRLHLMLANHLLTKSINK from the coding sequence ATGAAAAATCAAATTTTAATTATCGAAGATCAGCTTTCAACACGAAAGCTTTTGTCGCACTACCTTCAATCGAGTTTCGAAGTGGTAGAAATGGAAAATGCATTAAATGCACTTGCATGGTTGCAAGGAGGCGGAACCCCTGATGCCATTATAGCGGACATAATGATGCCCGAAATGACAGGAATAGAATTCCTCAAAGCATTGAAAATCGCAAATCTTAAAATGCCACCTGTACTCATGTTATCGAGTGTGGAAAACAGCAACGACAAAATCAGTTGCTTTAAAAATGGTGCTAAGGATTATTTATTAAAACCTTTTAATCCTACAGAACTGAGCTTTCGTTTGCACCTGATGCTTGCCAATCATTTACTTACAAAATCAATAAATAAATAG